The DNA window ACAGAAACTCGCATGGGTGAAATCTATATGGTTGCGGTCGATCCAGATTTTCAAGGTCGCGGTATTGGTAGCGTTCTGACCCAATTCGCGCTTGATTGGATGAACGAAGTCGGGATGTCTGTTGCAATGGTTGAAACGGGCGGCGATCCGGGTCATGCCTCAGCCCGCCATACCTATGAAAAACTAGGCTTCGGACTATTACCGATCGCCCGATATTTCAAGAAGCTATAGGATGTAGAGGGTTGTGACTCAAAGAAGTGTGGGATAAGTTGCAACATCATTCCAAGACCAAGCATTGATAGCAAATCCAGCCCATTCTGCTGCTGTATCCTTTGTCCAACTGTACCCGATATCGCCATTCAAGCCGTTGCCGTAGCAATCAGGAAGAACATTGACGAAGCAAAACTCGATGGTGTGCTGAGCGCTCTATTAACCCCAGCCCATGACTTCTGGTATCTACAAACTACTGATCAAGCAAGTAGATCGGGATGAGTTGAAATTTTTCTGCTTCACCCCTTGACCCTGACGTAACGTGAGGTTCTTACCATAGATTCATCCGCGGATTGAGATGGTCTCCGATCGAAAAGAGGGATGTGCATGGAATCGGTAGCATTAAAAGTGGGCGATCTGGCGAAACAAACAGGGGTTTCGGTACGGACATTGCATTACTACGATGAGATTGGCTTACTCTCCCCCTCTCACCGCACAGAAGCAGGTTATCGACTGTATGGTGAGGATGACATTCTCCGCCTACAGCAGATCGTGTCCCTCAGGCAAATTGGCTTCACGCTGGAGCAAATCCGAGCGTGTTTGGATCAGTGTGAATTTTCACCGCATCGTGTCGTACAGATGCATTTGGCTCAACTGCAAGAGCAAATCGCCTTGCAGCAGCAGCTTTGTGTTCGCTTAGAGGCAATCTCGAAGCGCTTGCAATCGACCGAAGCTATCTCAATCCAGGAATTTATTCAGTTAATTGAGGTCACAACAATGGTTGAAAAATATTACACTCCAGAACAACAAGAGTATTTGAAAGCCAGAGGAGAACTTCTAGGTGAGGAGCGAATTCGGCAAATCGAGCAGGAATGGCAGGAGTTAATTGAGCAAGTTCGCGCAGAAATGGAACATGGAACTGATCCGAGCAGCGAATCAGTGC is part of the Trichocoleus sp. FACHB-46 genome and encodes:
- a CDS encoding MerR family transcriptional regulator, producing MESVALKVGDLAKQTGVSVRTLHYYDEIGLLSPSHRTEAGYRLYGEDDILRLQQIVSLRQIGFTLEQIRACLDQCEFSPHRVVQMHLAQLQEQIALQQQLCVRLEAISKRLQSTEAISIQEFIQLIEVTTMVEKYYTPEQQEYLKARGELLGEERIRQIEQEWQELIEQVRAEMEHGTDPSSESVQVLARRWRSLIAEFTGGNSGIERSLNQMYQQEGVEVASRGAVDSALMEYIGRASTALNE